The genomic window CCGTCCGGGCGGTTCCGGCAAGGGCATGGTGTCCCGCCGGGAGGACCGGGTCTGGATCCTGGTGGACGGCAAGCCCAAGGCCCTGCCCGTGAAGGTGGGGGCCAGCGACGGCATGTTCACCGAGGTCAGCGGCGAAGGCGTCACGGAGGGGATCGTGGTGCTCACCGGCGTCGAGGACCTGAAGAAGTCGGCGCAGACCGCCGCTCCCATCGGCGCTCCCGGCGGCATGCGCCGCTGATGCGGCGCAGCCCCATCCTTCCGGAGACCCGGTCATGAACGTTCTCGACTTCATCAAGCTGGCGCTGTTCGCCATCACCCGGAACAAGACCCGGGCCTTCCTCACCATGCTCGGCATCATCATCGGCGTGGGCGCGGTCATCGCCATGATCGGCATCGGCCAGGGGTCCAAGAAGGCCTCCATCGACATCATCCAGAACATGGGCTCCAACATGCTGACCATCTTCAACGGCGGCGGCAGCTCCAACAGCGCCCGGGGCCCCATGGGCATGGGCTCGGTCCCGATCCTCCTGGAGGAGGACGCCGGGCTCATCGAGCGGGACCTCTCCGGTTCGACCGTGGTCGCGGCCACGCCGCAGGTGCGGGCCAACCGCGCCATCATCTACCAGAACAACAACACGGTCTCCACCGTGCAGGGATCGGGCGTCCAGTTCATCCAGATCCGGGGCTGGGAGGTGCAGCAGGGGCGGTTCTTCACGGAACAGGAAACCAAGGGGCAGGCCAAGGTCTGCGTCCTGGGCACCACCGTGCGCGACACGCTCTTCCCCAACGGCGAGGAGCCCATCGGCAAGATCATCCGCATCGCCGCGCTGCCTTTCGAGGTCGTCGGCATCCTGGAGTCCAAGGGCGCCGGCATGATGGGCGACCAGGACGACATCGTGGTCGCCCCCTACACGACGGTCATGCACAAGATCGTCGGGACCGACCGCATCCAGAACATCCTCGTGAGTGCGCAGGAGGGCAAGGCGGACCTGGCCGAGATGGAGATCACCGCGCTCCTGCGCCAGCGCCTGCGCCTGACGCCCAAGGACGAGAACCCCTTCATGATCCGCAAGCAGGACGACTGGGTGAAGATGCAGGACCAGCAGGCCAGCGTCCTCACCACCTTCCTGGCCATGGCCGCGAGCATCTCCCTCATCGTGGGCGGCATCGGCATCTCGAACATCATGCTCGTGAGCGTCACCGAGCGCACGCGGGAGATCGGCGTGCGCCGGGCCCTGGGCGCGACCCGCCACAGCGTGCTCATGCAGTTCCTCACCGAGGCCGTGGTGCTGTCCATCCTGGGCGGCCTCCTGGGGGTGGCCATCGCCTACCTGATCATCTGGATCCTCAAGTTCACCGCGGTCCTCCCGGCCGTGGCCGAGCCCTGGGCCGTGGCCCTGGGCCTGGGCTTCTCGGGGGTGGTGGGCATCGTCGCCGGGTTCCTCCCGGCGCTGAAGGCCGCGAACCTGAACGTGATCGACGCGCTCAGATATGAGTAGTGATCCGGGCCATGATGCCTACCAGTCCCTGCGGTACCCCGAGTACCGCTGGTTCCTGGGGGGGATCTTCGCGTTCACGGTGGCCACGCAGATCCAGACCCTGGCCATGGCCTGGCAGGTGTACCACATCACCCACGACCCCCTGTCCCTGGGCCTCATCGGCCTGGCGGAGGCGATCCCCTTCCTGACCCTCACCCTGGTGGGCGGCTGGGCCGCGGACCGCAGGGACCGGAGGACGCTTTCCCTCCTGTCCATGGCCGTCATGCTCACGGGAGGGCTCCTGCTCCTGGCCATGAACACGGGCAGGGTCCCCCAGGCTGCCTGGCCCTTCTATGCCATCCAGGCCCTGGCCGGCCTGGGCCGCGCCTTCTTCCGGCCCGCCTCCCAGGCGCTGGCGACGGAACTGGTGCCCCGGGAGGCCTACCAGAACGCCGCGACCTGGCGCAGCTCCTCCTTCCAGCTCGCGCAGGTCACGGGGCCCGCGTTCGGCGGGCTCCTGTACAGCTTCGGGAGCGCCGCGCTGGCCTACCAGGTGGAGGTCCTGCTGATGGGCCTGGCCCTCGTCATGATCCTCCAGGTGCTGCCCCACCCCCGCACGCCGTCCAAGACGCCCATCCTCCAGAACCTGGGCGAAGGGGTGACGTTCGTGTTCACCCACAACCTCGTGCTGGGCGCCCTGAGCCTGGACCTCTTCGCGGTGCTCTTCGGCGGCGCCGTGGCCATGCTGCCGGTCTTCGCGGCCGAAATCCTCCGGGTCGGCCCCCAGGGCCTGGGGGTCCTCCGGGCCGCGCCCGCCGTGGGTTCCGTGGCCATGGGCTTCTGGCAGGCCCACCATCCGCCCCGCAACCACGCCGGCACGATCCTGCTCATCTGCGTGGGCTGCTTCGGGTTGTGCTGGATCGGCTTCGCGCTCTCCAGCGTGTTCTGGGTCTCCCTGATCCTCCTGGCCGCCAGCGGCGCCATGGACAGCGTGAGCATGGTGCTTCGCGGAACCCTGGTGCAGACCCGCACCCCGCCCGAGATGATGGGCCGGGTCCAGGCCGTCAACGGCTTCTTCATCGGCTCCAGCAACGAACTGGGCAGCTTCGAGTCCGGCCTCGCCGCGCGCCTCTTGGGCGTGGTGCCCTCCGTGGTGTTCGGGGGCCTGATGACCCTGGGCGTCGTGGGGGCCATCGCCTGGAGGGTTCCCGAGCTCCGCCGCCTCAAGCGCATCGCCGGCTGAAGGGATTGATCGCGCCGGCTCCCGCGGCCACCATGGGGTAGTCCCCTTCCCGGAGCCCGCATGAACGAGTACGCCCCCCAGGGCCCCAGGCCGCACCGCGGCGGCATGATCCTCGCCTTCGGCATCGTCGGCTTCCTCTGCTGCTTCGTCTTCGCCATCCTCGCCTGGGTCATGGGCGGTTCCGACCTCAAGGAGATGGCCGCGGGCCGCATGGACCGCTCCGGAGAGGGACAGACCAGGGCCGGGTGGATCCTGGGCATCATCGCGACCATCCTCGGCATCCTCGGGCTCCTGGGCGTGATCGCCGCCATCGCAATCCCGTTCCTCCTCAGTCACCGGATGTGAGGCTCGAGCCCGCCCCCAGGTTCCCCCGGGTCCCGGTCTGGGCCCTGGCCGCGGCCCTGGCATTCTCCGCCCTGGCCGGGGTCGAGGCGCTCCTGGAACGGCATTGGGGGGTGGAGGTGGCCACCTGCATGTTCAAGCGCCTCACGGGCCATCCGTGCCCCACCTGCGGCGCCACCCGGGGGGCGCTGGCGCTGCTGAACGGGCATCCCTGGCGGGCCTTCCTCTGGAACCCCCTGCTGATGACCGCGGGTTTGGCCGCGGTGGCGTGGTTCGCCTTCAGGGCCGCCACGGGCCTGACCCCGCGCTTCGAATGGACCCGGACGGAGCGCAGGCTGGCCTTGTGCGGCCTCGCCGCCGCCGTCCTGGCCAACTGGGCCTACCTGATCCACAGGGGAATCTGACAAGCCCTCTTTCCTCGGGGAACCTCGGCCCCTAGTTCAGCACCTTGAGCGCGGCCTCGTAGTTGGGCTCCTGGGCGATCTCGGGGACCAGTTCCGTGTGGACCACCTTCCCCGTCTCGTCCAGCACCACCACGGCGCGGGCCAGCAGACCGCGCAGGGGGCCGTCGATGAGGGTCACGCCGTACGCCTTGCCGAATTCGGGGGTCCGGAAGGCGGAGGCGGGGACGACGTTGTCCAGGCCTTCCGCGGCGCAGAAGCGGCCGGCGGCGAAGGGCAGGTCCACGGACACGCACAGGACCACCGTGTTGGCGGCCTTGGAGGCCTGGGCGTTGAAGGTGCGGACCGAGGTGGCGCAGGTGGGCGTGTCGATGCTCGGGAAGATGTTCAGGACCACCCGCTGGCCCTTGAAGTCCGCCAGGGAGACCTCGGAGAGGTCCTTGCGCGTCAGCGTGAAGGTCGGGGCGGGGTTGCCGGCCTTGGGCAGGTCGCCGACGGTGTGGATGGGGTTCCCTTTGAGGGTGATCTGGGCCATGGTGTCTCCTTGCGGGCCGAAAAGCCCATGCCCCATTATCACTCCTTTTTAATATCCCAACCCCATCGGATATATTCTCTGGGCGACATTCCCCCCGGATCGGATGGTGTTCGTGTCCATCCAGGGGGCCGCCGGGATGTCGGCGGGGTTGGGCATCTTCACGCTGAAAAGGCGCATCCTCCCCTCCAGGATCCGGATGCCGGTGGACACCCTGGGCAGGGGGAGGGCGTATTCCCCCTCCACCACCACCACCGCCTGGCCCACCTCGGCCAGGGACCACTTCACGAACGCCGCCACGTCCGCGGCCACGGGCAGGGGCTTGCGCAGGCCCTGGACGGCGGGGAGGGTGGGCCCGGGGGAGGGGGTCAGGGCAAGGGCGAGGAGCACGGGGAGCATGTATCCAGAATGCGGCCGCGGGCCTCCGGGTTCCCGTAAACTGGGTCAGGAGGCACTATGCAAATTCTTCGCATCAACCACCTGGGCATCGCGTCCCCCACCCTGGACGAGGCCATGGGCCGCATGGGCAGGCTCTTCGGCATGGAGGCCGACCACGTGGAGGAGGTCGCCGAACAGCGCGTGCGCACCGCCTTCTTCCCCGTGGGCCCCAGCACGCTGGAGTACCTGGAGTCCACCGACCCCGAGGGGCCCGTGGGCAAGTTCCTCGAGAAGAAGGGGCCCGGCATCCACCATGTGGCTTTCGAGGTGGACGATGTGGAGGCTGCCGTGAAGGAACTCCTGGCCAAGGGGGTGCGCATGATCGACAAGGAGCCCCGGGCCGGAGCCCACGGCTGCAGGATCGCCTTCATCCACCCGGCGGAGACGGGGGGGGTCCTCATGGAGCTCTGCCAATCGCCTAGGTAGGGGGCGCCGAGCTGTTCACGAGGCGGTAGAGCCACCAGATCAGCTGGCCCGCCACCAGGATGGCGATGAACCACTTGACCATGGTCAGGGGCGTCACCTCGTCTGCGCCCTGCCGGCGGTCCGGGCCCTGCCCGTGGCCGGGGGGGCGCGTGCTCGTGGGAGATTCGGTCTCCAGCTCGATCTTGACGGGGCTGGGGAGCGTGTAGGAGGGGATGGGGCGCACCGGGGTGGCCCGCACGCCGCCCAGGCCCGCGGTGGTCCTGCCGGTGGAGGTGGCGCTCGAAGGGGGCTCGGGGGGGATGGCGGACGAGGGGCGCAGGCGCCGGAGAGGCACGATGTCCCCGGCGTGGTCGTCGTGGCGGAACAGCTCGTTGACCCGGGCGCGGCAATTGGAATCCAGGGGGTAGGCGTCCACGAGGGGCAGCAGGAAGTCCATGAGGGAGCCGGGGCGCTCCTCGGGGTCCTGGGACAGCGCCTGGCGGAAGACCTTGGTCATGTCGCCGGACATTCCGGCGGGGAAGACCGGCGGCTCCGTCAGGATGTGGGTGATGACCGCGGCCACGTTGGTGCCCGGGTGCGGCAACTGGCCCGTGAGCAGCTCGAACGAGGTCACGGCGAACGCGTACCGGTCCGAGCTGGGGGTGGGGTCGCCGCCCCGCAGCAATTCGGGGGCGCTGTAGGCCGGCGAGCCCAGGAACTCGCCGGCGTTGGTGAGGCGCGGGGCCATGGTCTTGGCGATGCCGAAGTCCATGAGCTTGACCCGGCCGTCCTCGGCCACGAGGATGTTGTCGGGCTTGACGTCCCGGTGGACGATGGCGTGGCGGTGGGCCGCGCGCAGGGCCCGCATGGCCTGGATGAGGATCCCGAACTTGGTCTCGAGTTCCAGCGAATTGTCCCGGATGAACTTGCCCAGGCTGTTGCCCTCGACGTACTCCATGGCGATGAAGGGGCCCATGGCGGGCTCGTCGCCCACGTCGTACACCGTGACGATGTTGGGGTGGTTCAGCTGGGCGGAGATCTCGGCCTCGCGCTTGAAGCGCTCCAGGGCCTGCTCCCGCTCCTCGCCGGCGGCGCGGACCACCTTCAGGGCCAGGCGGCGCTTCAGGAGGGGGTCCTCCGCGAGGTAGACCACGCCCATGGCGCCCTGGCCAATGGCCCGTTTGACCAGATACCGGCCTATGCTCTTTGGAAGATCCGCCATTACGTTGTTCCTGCCCCCCATGATACAGGAATTGGGGGTTTTGCCCGGATCATGGCACTATTTCCCCTTGAGCGGTCTCCGGGACGGGTCTGTCGACGGGGGCGCCAATGTGAAATTCTTTATCCCCGAGGAAGCCATGGCCAGCCTGATCGAAGCGATCGCCGTAAAACGAAAGATGTTCTTCGAATTCGAGGACACCCCCTTCCACTGCCTGGACGTGGAGATCTCCACCCCCACGGCCCGCGGCGGCCAGACCCTGGTGCGCCTCAAGATGCGCAACCTCCTCACCCGCGCGGTCTTCGACAAGACCTTCAAGGCCGGCGACAAGTTCAAGGAGCCCGACCTCCAGATGGTGCAGGCCTCCTACCTCTACTCCGACGGGGACGGATCCCACTTCATGGACCAGGAGTCCTTCGAGACCCTGACCCTGGATGACGAGATGCGGGGCGACGCCCTGGACTTCCTGGTGGAGGGCGCCATCATCCAGATCCAGAAGTACAACGGCAATCCCATCGGCCTCCAGATGCCCACCCACGTGGAGCTTTCGGTCACCTACACCGAGCCCGGCGCCCGGGGGGACACGGCCAGCGGCAACGTCCTCAAGCCCGCCAAGCTGGAGACGGGCATCGAGATCAAGGTGCCCCTCTTCATCAAGGAGGGCGAGAAGGTCAAGGTGGCCGTGGAGACCCGGGAGTTCGCGGGGCGGGCCTGATGGGACGCAAGTACCGCCTGGGCCAGAGCCGGGACGCCCACGACCTGGACAGCCCCGACGCCTACGCGCGGGAGGGCAAGGCCCAGAGCAAGCGCCGCCAGCAGTCCGCCGAGCGCCTGACCACCGAGGCGGAATCCCACGATTCCGACTCCATGCTCCTGCTGCCCGACGCGGCCCCCTGGGCCCACCTGGAGGCCGCCACGCTGGTGTGGCGCCACAGCCAGATCGTGGACCTGGAGCTGGACGACCGCACGCCCATCCGCGCCACCCTGGCCGGCAAGCTCAAGGGGGTGAAGCTGGTGGTGGGCGACCGGGTGCGCTTCTCCCCGGTGCCCCTGGAGGCCCAGGACCCGGACCTCCCCCAGGTGCAGGTGGTGGCCGTGCTGCCCCGGCGCACGCTCCTCAAGCGCGGCGGCATCGACGACCGGGAGCCCTGGCAGCTCATCTGCGCCAACGCGGAGGAGCTCTGGGTGTGCGCGGCGGTGGTCGATCCGCCCCTGCGCCCGGGCCTCCTGGAGCGGGCCCAGACGCTGGCCCTGGCCTCGGGCCTGGGCTTCCGCATCATCGTCACCAAGCGGGACCGGGCCTCCAGCAAGGACACCCTCCCCGAACTGGACCCCCTGCGGGCCCAGAACCTGCCCATTATCGAGACCAGCGCCGTGACGGGCGCGGGCCTCCCGGAACTGGCCGGGCTCCTCAAGGGCCGCACGGTGGCCCTGGTGGGCCACAGCGGCGTGGGCAAGAGCACCCTCATCAACGCCCTGGCCCCCGGCCTCAACCAGCGCACGGGGGACATGAGCCGCTACGGCACCGGCCGCCAGACCACCACCGGCGCGCGGTGGCTGCCCTGCGCCACCGGCGGCACCCTCATCGACACCCCGGGCATCCGGAACCTGAGCGTGCGCGGCTTCCCGCGCACCCTGCTCCCGGCCATCTTTCCCGAATTCCCCCCGGAGTGGATCGAGGATCCCATGGCCCTGGACCCCGAGGACGAGGCCCTCGGCCTGGACTACCCGGAGCGGCTCCTGAGCATGCAGCGGCTGTGGCTGGAGATGGACGAGCGCAACCCGAACCAGAACGTCTTCAGGTGAGGTCCCAGGGGGCCGCGGTCTCCAGCAGGGGCCGCGGGGGCCCGAACTTGAGGATCTGGAAGTTGGCCGACAGGTCGAAGTCCCGGGGCATGATGTAGCTGGGGTGGCGGACCTGGGGCCCCGCGCCTTCGCCCAGGGGCGGCTGGATGGTGATGCCGGCGCGGTAGAAGGCCTTGGCGATGAGCGCCGAGCAGATCACCTCGCGGCTGCTGGAGCTGCCCAGGTAGAGGCTGCGCGGCCGGAAGCGCCGGGGCACGAGATGGAAGGGGAAGAGGTACCGGGCCAGGTCGAAGATGTTGCGCTGGTCGTAGCGCACGCCCAGGTGTGTCAGCAGCTCCATCATCACGCGGTCCAGGCTCCCGGGACGCAGTCCCTGGGGCCGGCAGACGCGGAGGTTGCAGTCCAGGTACATGGCCAGGGGCACGACCCGCACGCCGTCCTTCAGGTCGCTCTCGATGAGGAGGCGCGCGGCCTCCGGGCCGTACCGGTCCAGGGCCCGGTCCGCCTCGGGTCCGCCCCAGCGCAGGAGGGCGTCCCCGATGTACATCGTGGCGTGGCTCCAGGAGCTCTGGGTGAGGTACTTGATGATCTGGCTGATGCGGGTGTCGCCCTCCACCAGGATCACGTCCCCGGGCCGCAGCACGGCGCGCAGCAGCTCCGGGTCGTTGGGGACCCGGCGCTGGTAGCTGGACACGGTGCCCGTGAGGTACTCGACCAGGGCGCGGGACAGGGAGTCCTGGAGGAGCATCAGAGCTCCACGAGCTCCACGGAGTCCAGAGGCTCGCCCAGGAAGCGCTCACCGACCTCCTGGAGGCGGGTGCCGGCGTCCGTGAGCAGGATCCTCAGGTCGCCCCGGGCGCTGGCGGTGCGGAAGCCCAGGGAGCCCCGCAGGAGGTCCTCGACCGCCTTCGCCGCGAGCTCGCCGCTGTCCAGCCAGGTGGTGTCCGGGCGGGTGCGGTTCAGGCTGGGCAGCAGGGTGGGGTAGTGGGTGCAGCCCAGGACGATGGTGCGCACCTCGAAGGGTATCTGGTTCAGGTAGCGGCGGCAGATGGCGTCGGTGATGGGGTCGTCCAGCCAGCCCTCCTCCGCGAAGCCCACCAGGAGGGGGCAGGGCAGGCTGTGGATGACGGCCTGGGGGTTCCGTCGGCGGATGGCGTCGTCGTAGGCGCCGGACTGGATCGTGGCCAGGGTGCCGATGACGCCCACGGGCCCCTTGGCCAGGCTCGCGGCCTCCGCCCCCGGCTCGATCACGCCGATGACGGGGCAGGGCGCGGCGGCCTGCAGCGCCCCGAGGCCGTGGGCCGAGGCGGTGTTGCAGGCGATGACCATGAGCTTGGGCTTGTGGCGGCCCAGGATCGTCCCGGCCTGCAGGGCATAGCGCTCGATGGTGGCGTGGGACTTGTTGCCGTACGGCACCCGGGCGGTGTCGCCCAGGTACACGATGGACTCCTCGGGCAGGAGCCTGCGCAGCGCGCGCACCACCGTCAGCCCCCCGATGCCGGAGTCGAAGACCCCGATGGGCTGGTCCTGACGGTTCATGGGAGCTTCTCCGCCAGGATGGCCACCCAGGCGCCCTCGGTGGTCACCTTCAGGGGCCGGAAGCCGTAGGCCGCGAGGCTGATGAGGGCCTCGTCCTGGCGCTCGGCCAGGATGCCCGAGGCCACCAGCAGGGCTCCCGGCGCGGCGATGGAGGCCATGCGGGGCAGCAGGTCCTGGATGGTCTCCAGGAGGATGTTGGCGAGGAGGGTGTTCCAGGGGCCGTCGGCCCTGGGGTCGTCCAGGAGGCCCACGTAGTGGGTGAAGGGGCGCGCGCCGCCCAGGACGGCCTCGTTCAGGACCATGAACTCGTCCATGGCCGGGCCGCAGTCGGGGTCGTTGTCCAGGGCCGCGATGCGCCGGGCCCCGCAGAGCCAGGCGGTCAGCGCCAGGATGCCCGTGCCCGCGCCGATGTCCAGCACCGGGTCCTGGAGCCGGCCCGCCGCGGCCAGCTCCTCGAGGTGGGCCATGCACAGGCGGGTGGTCTCGTGGCCGCCGGTGCCGAAGGCGAGGCCCGGGTTCACGACGATGGGGGTGCGGCCGCCGGGAGCCGGGCTGGCGTCCCAAAGCGGGCGGATGTAGAAGCCCTGGCCGACCTCGATGGGGCCGAAGCCCTCCCGGCTCTTGGCCAGCCAGTCCTCGTCCTCGAAGCGCTCCTCGCGGAGCAGGCGCGCGCCGAAGGCGGCCAGGCCTCCGGCGTCGGGAGGGGTCAGGCCCGGAGGGAAATAGGCGAAGAAGGTGTGGGGGGGGTCCGCCTCGCGGTAGGTGGCGGTGGCGCCCCCTTCGGTGAGCCAGTCGCCCAGGCGGTCCTCCGCGGCCCCCGGTACCTCGAGCAGCCAGCGGGTGTGGGGAGATGCATGATCCATCCGACTAGGTTATCAGGCCTCGGCACCGTCCGGCGCGACGTCCTCCAGGTCCAGCCGCTTCATCTTTTCCAGGAACGTGGTCCGCTTGAGGCCCAGGAGCTCGGCCGCGCGCTTCTTGTTGCCCCGCGTCACCTGGAGGCTCTGGAGCATGAGCTTCTTCTCCACGTCCGAGACCACCTGGTTGAGGTCGACCCCCTCGGCGGGCAGGTCCATGGACTGCGCGGCCGACACCACGCCGGAAGGCGCGTAGGACTCCATGGGGGGCAGGGACTGGACGATCTCCCGGCCTTCGGGGATGCGGTCCGCCAGGAACGTGAAGTCCTCCCGCGTGAGCACGGGGCGCCCCGCGGAGAGCACGATGGCCCGCTCCACGGCGTTCTCAAGCTGGCGCACGTTGCCGCTCCAGGGCATGGCCATGAGCAGGGAATCCACCGAAGGGTGGATGGCCTTGGGATAGAGGCCGTGCTCCCGGGCCTTGCGGTTGAGGAAATGCTGGGCGAGGAAGGGGATCTCCTCCCGGCGCGCGCGCAGCGGGGGCAGGGTGATGGGCACCACTTCCAGGCGGTAGAAGAGGTCCTCCCGGAAGGAGCCCTCCTGCACCCGCTGCCACAGGTCGGAGTTGGTGGCCGCCACCACGCGCACGTCCACCTTCACGGGGCCTCCGCCGCCCAGGGGCTGCACTTCCCGTTCCTGGAGGACCCGCAGCAGGCGCACCTGGGCGCCCAGGGGCATGGTGCTCACCTCGTCCAGGAAGATGGTGCCGCCCGTGGCTTCCCGGAACTTGCCGGGGGCGTCCTTGCGGGCGTCGGTGAAGGCGCCCTTGGTGTAGCCGAAGAGCTCGGACTCGATGAGGTTGTCCGGGATGGCGCCGCAGTGCACGGGCACGAAGGGCAGGTCGGCCTGCGCGCTCATGGAGTGGATGGCCCGGGCGATGATCTCCTTGCCGGTGCCGCTCTCCCCTTGGAGGAGCACCGTGGCGCGGGTGGCCGAGGCGGCCTTGGCCTTGGCCAGCACCTCCTGCATGGCCGCGCCGATGCCCACCAGGCCGAGCGCGAGGGCCTGGGTGACCGTGAGGTTGAGCGGAGGCAGGGTGGCCGGGCGCAGCCCCGGCACCGGAGGAAGGTCCTGCATGGGCCCCCAGCGCACCGAGCCCAGGGCGCTCCAATGGAACAGCGAAGGGGCTTGCACGCCGTCGGTCCCGGGCGGGAGCAGGAGGAGGATGGGCAGCGCCCCCGCCTCCGCGCCGGCCCTCACCAGGGCGGGCGGCGGTTCCGGGGCGGAGGCCGTGATGACCCACAGATCGGTCTCCCGGGGCGGCAGGGCCGGCGCGCCTGCGCGGTCCAGCGTGATTTCCCATGCGCCGGCCCAGCGGTTCTCGAGCCCCAGGGTGGGCTCGCCGAGCGTGGACCAGTGGAGGCGGGGGAGTGGGGTCATCAGGACTTTCTGAGTTGTAAATAGCCTAGATGGTGTGGGAAAAGGGTCAAGTCAAAAACATGACACCCTTTCATGCGAATTGTTCAAGAAACTTCCAGCCCCACCCCCTTTGCTGCATCCTAGGGAAGCGTTTCCGGAGGCCCCCATGCACCTGACCCAGACCCTGGCCCTGACCCTCCTGGCCCTCCCCCTTTCCGCCCAGGCCTGGGATCTGCGCCTGGACGTGCCCTTCCCCCAGGGCCAGAACCTCCCCCAGACCCTCATCCAGGGCACCGGCACCCTGATCCGCCAGAAGAGCCTGGACACCGGCAGCGGCTTCACCTTCACCGCCAGCCACCGTATCGTCCGGGTGGGCCCCGTCCTGAAGCTGGAGTGGGGCGCCGAGTTCTCCCAGTGGAAGGCCAACGGCCAGGTCCAGCAGGGCGCCGCCACCGTGGACAGCCGCCTGAAGCAGTCGGGCCTGGGCCTGGGCCTCAACGCCCAGTTCTGGGTGCCCTTCACGGGTCTCGCCGGGGAGCTGGGCGTCATGGAGCGCTTCCAGAACTACAAGCTGACCCTCGCCGGCGCGGAGCAGACGAAGAACCTCGCCCGCCCCTGGCTGCGCGTGGGCATCCGCTACAGCCTGCCGCTGCCGGTGATCAATCCCTACTTCGCGGCCAGCTACCAGCAGCCCATCACGAAGGACAAGCCGGTGAACATCAATTCCGTGGGCGACGTCGCCGGCTACCTGGGCGCCCAGGGGTCGGGACAGGAATTCCAGCGCATGTGGACGTTCGGGGTGGGCGTCGCCTTCTAGGGGGGGCTGGATCAGGGGCTGGCTGTGTTTCCCCAGATATAGCCTGGTCGGGCGCCCGTTTTTCCCGTTCATCAAAAACCCATCAACCGGTTTTTTGCGCCCTTGACAGGCAGGCGGGCGAAGCCAATCTTTGCAGGTATAAAAGCAATGCAGCATTTATTGCAATGGCCCTTCCGAGGAGGCCCGATGCCCCCCGAAACGCAGGCAGCGCTCGTCGTGAAAGCGCGGCACCCTGGCGATTGCCTGGATTCCTGGAAGGGGATCGCCAGTTACGTCCGTGTCAGCGTCGCCACCGCCCAGCGGTGGGAAAAGAGCGAGAACCTCCCGGTGCACCGCCACATGCACCGGAAACAGGGATCGGTCTACGCATATGCCGTCGAGATCGACCGGTGGCTGGAGAGCCGGGAGGTTCCTCCTGACCTGCGGGAGCCTATTTCGCCGGAAGGACGTTGTTTATGAACCCTGTGTATTCAGGGGAGAAGTAGCCCACCTCCACGGTCCCGCCGGCGGCGGGGCCCCAGACGTAGGTGCCGCTGACCGCGATCATCCCCTTGGCGTGCTTGAAGCGCCCGGTGCCGGAGACGATGTGGTGGGGGCCCTGGTAGGTTCCGAAGCCCATGAGGCCCGGAGGGAGGGAGAAGGTCGCGATGGGGATGTGCGCGACGAAGGTG from Geothrix sp. 21YS21S-2 includes these protein-coding regions:
- a CDS encoding ABC transporter permease, coding for MNVLDFIKLALFAITRNKTRAFLTMLGIIIGVGAVIAMIGIGQGSKKASIDIIQNMGSNMLTIFNGGGSSNSARGPMGMGSVPILLEEDAGLIERDLSGSTVVAATPQVRANRAIIYQNNNTVSTVQGSGVQFIQIRGWEVQQGRFFTEQETKGQAKVCVLGTTVRDTLFPNGEEPIGKIIRIAALPFEVVGILESKGAGMMGDQDDIVVAPYTTVMHKIVGTDRIQNILVSAQEGKADLAEMEITALLRQRLRLTPKDENPFMIRKQDDWVKMQDQQASVLTTFLAMAASISLIVGGIGISNIMLVSVTERTREIGVRRALGATRHSVLMQFLTEAVVLSILGGLLGVAIAYLIIWILKFTAVLPAVAEPWAVALGLGFSGVVGIVAGFLPALKAANLNVIDALRYE
- a CDS encoding MFS transporter, whose amino-acid sequence is MSSDPGHDAYQSLRYPEYRWFLGGIFAFTVATQIQTLAMAWQVYHITHDPLSLGLIGLAEAIPFLTLTLVGGWAADRRDRRTLSLLSMAVMLTGGLLLLAMNTGRVPQAAWPFYAIQALAGLGRAFFRPASQALATELVPREAYQNAATWRSSSFQLAQVTGPAFGGLLYSFGSAALAYQVEVLLMGLALVMILQVLPHPRTPSKTPILQNLGEGVTFVFTHNLVLGALSLDLFAVLFGGAVAMLPVFAAEILRVGPQGLGVLRAAPAVGSVAMGFWQAHHPPRNHAGTILLICVGCFGLCWIGFALSSVFWVSLILLAASGAMDSVSMVLRGTLVQTRTPPEMMGRVQAVNGFFIGSSNELGSFESGLAARLLGVVPSVVFGGLMTLGVVGAIAWRVPELRRLKRIAG
- a CDS encoding DUF2752 domain-containing protein; translation: MRLEPAPRFPRVPVWALAAALAFSALAGVEALLERHWGVEVATCMFKRLTGHPCPTCGATRGALALLNGHPWRAFLWNPLLMTAGLAAVAWFAFRAATGLTPRFEWTRTERRLALCGLAAAVLANWAYLIHRGI
- the tpx gene encoding thiol peroxidase, which translates into the protein MAQITLKGNPIHTVGDLPKAGNPAPTFTLTRKDLSEVSLADFKGQRVVLNIFPSIDTPTCATSVRTFNAQASKAANTVVLCVSVDLPFAAGRFCAAEGLDNVVPASAFRTPEFGKAYGVTLIDGPLRGLLARAVVVLDETGKVVHTELVPEIAQEPNYEAALKVLN
- the mce gene encoding methylmalonyl-CoA epimerase; this translates as MQILRINHLGIASPTLDEAMGRMGRLFGMEADHVEEVAEQRVRTAFFPVGPSTLEYLESTDPEGPVGKFLEKKGPGIHHVAFEVDDVEAAVKELLAKGVRMIDKEPRAGAHGCRIAFIHPAETGGVLMELCQSPR
- a CDS encoding serine/threonine-protein kinase, giving the protein MADLPKSIGRYLVKRAIGQGAMGVVYLAEDPLLKRRLALKVVRAAGEEREQALERFKREAEISAQLNHPNIVTVYDVGDEPAMGPFIAMEYVEGNSLGKFIRDNSLELETKFGILIQAMRALRAAHRHAIVHRDVKPDNILVAEDGRVKLMDFGIAKTMAPRLTNAGEFLGSPAYSAPELLRGGDPTPSSDRYAFAVTSFELLTGQLPHPGTNVAAVITHILTEPPVFPAGMSGDMTKVFRQALSQDPEERPGSLMDFLLPLVDAYPLDSNCRARVNELFRHDDHAGDIVPLRRLRPSSAIPPEPPSSATSTGRTTAGLGGVRATPVRPIPSYTLPSPVKIELETESPTSTRPPGHGQGPDRRQGADEVTPLTMVKWFIAILVAGQLIWWLYRLVNSSAPPT
- the efp gene encoding elongation factor P, with protein sequence MASLIEAIAVKRKMFFEFEDTPFHCLDVEISTPTARGGQTLVRLKMRNLLTRAVFDKTFKAGDKFKEPDLQMVQASYLYSDGDGSHFMDQESFETLTLDDEMRGDALDFLVEGAIIQIQKYNGNPIGLQMPTHVELSVTYTEPGARGDTASGNVLKPAKLETGIEIKVPLFIKEGEKVKVAVETREFAGRA
- the rsgA gene encoding ribosome small subunit-dependent GTPase A, translated to MGRKYRLGQSRDAHDLDSPDAYAREGKAQSKRRQQSAERLTTEAESHDSDSMLLLPDAAPWAHLEAATLVWRHSQIVDLELDDRTPIRATLAGKLKGVKLVVGDRVRFSPVPLEAQDPDLPQVQVVAVLPRRTLLKRGGIDDREPWQLICANAEELWVCAAVVDPPLRPGLLERAQTLALASGLGFRIIVTKRDRASSKDTLPELDPLRAQNLPIIETSAVTGAGLPELAGLLKGRTVALVGHSGVGKSTLINALAPGLNQRTGDMSRYGTGRQTTTGARWLPCATGGTLIDTPGIRNLSVRGFPRTLLPAIFPEFPPEWIEDPMALDPEDEALGLDYPERLLSMQRLWLEMDERNPNQNVFR